CGTACCTGGCAATATCTCCGGCCCCCAGCGCCGCGGCGGGCAGCTCGATCATGGCGCCGATAGGGCAGTTCCGGAATTCCTCAATATCCGCAATTCCCGCGTAGCCTGCCCCCTCCACCCGCTTGCCGTAGGCGATGAGCTTTAGCTCCGCTGCGTTCATCACCAGGGGGACCATGATCTCCGGCCGGACATCCAGCTTCTCATCCTGTATTTTATGGACCGCCTCAAAGATGGCCCGAACCTGCATGGCGTATATTTCCGGATAGCTTACGGCGATGCGGCAGCCCCGGTGTCCGAGCATGGGGTTACATTCCCGCAGCGTTTCTATCCGTGCCAGGATTTCATCCCTGGTTACCACTGTTTCTCCGGAAGCTGAGATGTGGTCAATATACGATGTAATATCAGCATCGCTGCGGGGCATGAATTCGTGGAGGGGGGCGTCCAGGAGCCGGATGGTGACGTGCTTTCCCGCCATGATCTTGAAGATGCGGTAAAAATCATCACCCTGCATTGCCCGGAGCTTTTCCAGGGCCTTGTCCCGCGCCCCGCCGGATTCGGAGAGGATCAGCTCACGGAAGGTGTTGATCCGTTCTGGTTTGAAAAACATGTGTTCCGTGCGGCAGAGACCGATACCCTCGGCGCCAAGGGACAGCGCCTTTTCCGCGTCTTCGGGGGTCTCCGCGTTTGCCCGGATTTGGAAATTCTTTGTAAGCCCCTTAGCCAGGGCGATAAAATCAAGGAGGGCGGATCCGGTAATATTCGGTTCGGAAATTTCCGCAATCCCCTGGTATACCGAAGATTCCGCGTCATAGGGGACATCCAGGGTGATGGGGTCACCTTCGCTAAAACTCAGGCTGCCCAGAATCGCTGTTTTATCAGTAATACTGATCTCCGGCGCCACCAGGGATACCTTACCGTACTGGCGGGCCACCACCGAGGCATGGGCTGCATAGCCGCCCTGGGCAGTGAGAACACCGGCGGCGGCCTCAATGCCCTTTACATCCCCCGCAAATGCGGCCGGCAGGACCAGGATACACCGGGTATCCTCACCCCGCTGCCGGGCGAGCGCCTTGGCTTCCAGGAGGGCATCGGCGCTGAAATAGACCCTGCCCGCCGCCGCACCGGGCGCGCCGGAAATACCGCCGGTCCATTTCGGCAGCCCTTCTGCGCGGGAAACTTCGTTGCAAGTAGCGCGGGAAACTTCGTTGCAAGTAGCGCGGGAAACTTCGTTGCAAGTCATACTTTGGGCGTTTATACGCGGATGGAGAATTTCGTTTAACCGCGAAAGGTCCAGGGCTTTAACCGCGCCGGCCGCGTCCAAGGTTCCCCGTTTCACCTTATCCAGCAGAAACTTTATTTCATCCTCCGCTGTTTTTCTGCTATTTAGAATAATTTTAAGACCCCCTTCTCCGGGCTTTCCAGAAAGGGCTCAAATTTGCTGCTTGACCCCTGGGCTAAATAGCGCCGCAGCCTGGCCACATCCCGAATATCACTTCCGGATACGGCAAATTGGATTGAACCGCCATGCTTAACCTTACCCCAGGTGAACAGGGAATTGATATCCAGGATAGGCTCGTCCCCGTAATAAACATGTACCTTGAGCGTGGGATATTTGGCGTTGTAACTCTGTATAATTCTCTTCCAGGCTTCCACATTGCCGTTGTGGAAAAGCTCATTGGTAACCGCCACGGAGTAAAGGGGGGTCATCTTTACGCGGGGAACTCTCCGACTAAAGTCGGCGCTGCAAGTAACGGGGTTCCCGCCGGCTGTATACAACTCCGGGGGTATGTCCGGCTGGCTGCCGCTGAAAAGGGCGATGGCCGTCTCCGCCGCCTTTAAACAAAGCCCCTGGGGGAGATCCCGGATGGCATTGCCGGCGTAGACCGTAAGGAGTTCCCGGGGACGGACCTTTCCCAGGGCGGTAAGCTGTGCAGCGTTTTTAGGATTGGCTATCAGGAGAAAGCGGGGATCATGGAAGGCGGCAACCAAATCCACGGCCTCCCATTGGGCGAATTCAGCGGCCAGGGCCGGAAGATCGACGGCTATGGCGGCGGGGTTTGCAGAAAGGGCTTGGTATCCCAGCTTGTCCATAAGGAGCGAGCGCAGGAGTGGAAGGACATTGGCGCCGGAAAAATCTCTATACTCCGGCTCCCGGAGTATATCCGAGAGGTTTTCGCCGGTTTCCAGGGTTTCTAAAATCTTAACCGTCTTTTTGATATACCGTACCGCAGAATTAAACCCGGATCTGGTGGATAAAAGCCCCAGGCCGGTTTTTTCTTGTATCATCCTTAAAACTTCCTATGAATAAGCAAAAAAGTAAAGTCTTTTTCGATTTTTCCTCTTCCTTTACTGTTTATAATTTTGTAGTATGATAAAATAGCGGGAAAGGGAGGATTTTTCGTGCCAGATCCCCGGCAAAAAATACTGGATTTTATCACTAAAAACACTCATTTTGTTCTCACCACCCATGATCCGGCGGATGCGGATGGTATTGGGGCAGAGATTGCCATGGTCCATATTTTGCGAAAACTCCATAAGGAGGTACAGGCGCTCAATGCTTCGGCTATTCCGGAGCGGTTCAGCTTTATGGATACCCAAAACATTGCCGGGGTCTGGGAAAGTGGGAAACACCAGGACCTGCCGGGAAAATCGGCGCTGATCATCCTGGATACCTCCGATGAATTCCATACCGGAGCGATGAAGGAAATTATTCCCCAATTTCAAGCGGTCATGGTCATTGACCACCATGAGCTAAACCCCCACTCTACCCTGGACGGGTACATCGACCCGACTGCCGCCGCAACCTGCGAAATGATCATGGAAATCGCCGGGGATCTGAACATACGCTTGGACAGAGAAACCGCCATAGCGGCCTATGCGGGGATCTGTTTTGATTCCGGGTCCTTTGCCTATTCAAAAACCACCGCCAGGACCTTTAGGACGGCCCAGTTACTGGTTGAAGCCGGCGCCATGCCCTATGAGATATACGGCGAGTTGAACGAGAGCGCCTCCACCGCTTCCCTGCTTTTGCAGAGCCAGGTATTAGCCAGTCTGACCCTTTATTTCGGAGGCCGGGTGGCGGTACAGATACTTCGGCAAGGGGACCTTGCTTCCACCGGAGCCGCATTTGAGGATGCTGAATCTTTTATCAACATCCCCCTGAAAAGTAAGGAAATCCTGGTATCAATACTGGTTAAGGAAACCAGCGAAGGCAAGATCCGCTGTTCCCTGCGTTCCAAGGGGCTGGTTAATGTTTCTAAAATAGCCCAGCAATTTTCAGGGGGAGGCCATGCTCTGGCGGCGGGGTTCCGCAGTGATCTTACCATGGAAGAAACCCTGGCCCGTGTTTTAGAAAAGGTGAAAGCCGCTCTGGAAACCCAATCAAAGCCCCCTGCTGCTTGCAGCGAAGGTCCCCGCGCAGAAAAGTTATGACCAGCAAAATTATAAAGATCCTAACCCCCCTGATTTTTTTGCTTACCGCCGCGGGCATCGCTTTTTTGTACTTTATGCCCATACAGCGGTCCAATATACCGGGAAAAAAGCAGTGGCAGACCCGGGTTGTAATTCCCCAGAATCCTGATACCGCCGACTATGAAGGAAACAGTGATGTTGAACGTATGGTCTATGAGGATACCATGAACGCCAAGGTCACCCTGAATGCGGGTGAATCTATTGTGGCTGTCCTCACCCAGGATCTGAACGGTGATATGGTGGATGATCAGATCCTGGCGTACCGTAATCTTCTGGAAATGGACAGCCCCATTTTTATCACCTATATTGTTTTTGATGATGCGGTGGGCGGATATCGGCGGCTGTGGAGCGCCCCAACCACGGTTACCCGTCCGGGGACCGTTTCGGTTTATACCCAGGACCTCATTGGAGATCGCAGTCTTTGTATTCTGATAAGCGGCATGAACAGTACCGGGGAACATACCCTGACGGTTTTTCGTGAAAGTGCGGATGAAAGACAGGATCCGGAGGATCCGGAGGATCCACAGGATCCGTATGAAATGCCCTTCGAAAAATAGCGGATCTGCGTATAGACGGTTCCATTCAGGTGCAGGAAGCGGAACGCACCCAAGCCTACCAGATGGGTCTTGCCAAAGGGCAGAGCTTTACCCTTGCAGCGTATGGCCGGGACTTTGACTCGACAAACATACTGGATCAGGTGGAAGTTATCCATACCTACAACACCCTTAACGGACGCTACGAACAGAGCCGGGTCACCAGGATTCCGGGTTCCCAGATTGAACAGCGCCGGGTACGGGAATTATTGAACGGGGGGCGGGAGGAATTTGAAAAATTCATCACCGGCCTTTGGTACTATGTGAGCCCCCAGGGGACCCTGGATAACCGTCAGTATATCTATTTTGATCCCCCCAATAAGGAGATCATCTTTTACGGTGAAGAGATCCAGCAGGTTTTTACCTGGCAAAATTCCAGTGCCACCCGGCATGGTCTCTATATCTCCAGCCAGAATATTTCGGTAACCACCCTCAGGCGTTTCATTGATATAGAACTGGAATCCATGGACAGTATACGGATGAAGGTTTTTGAGGATGTCCGTCTTAAGATCTACGTTTCCGCCCCCTGGGATGGTTCCTATCGAAAGGCCGGCACGACGGGTGCCCCCGACAGCATTAGCTCTAAACCCGCGGTACTCCCCTATATCGATGCATCCTATGATGGTTCCATCGGCAGGCTGATTCTATCCGCCGACGGAAACTACGAACTCCATTCCACAGGCGCCCTGCAGTCCTGGGGAAAATACGCTTTTTTCATGCTGGACAACCAGGAACTACTCGAACTGCGTCCCAGAAATAATGCCGACCATCCCCACGAAACCTACCGTATAGAACGTAACGAAAGTACGAATCCCGATATCCTTACCCTGGTGCGGATCCGCTTGGGAACCCGGGGAGTACAGGAGCTGCACGAAGCTGCCATTACTTTGGCGCGGATCCCCCGTTAGGCCGGGAACATTGAAGGT
This Treponema primitia ZAS-1 DNA region includes the following protein-coding sequences:
- a CDS encoding putative PEP-binding protein — protein: MKRGTLDAAGAVKALDLSRLNEILHPRINAQSMTCNEVSRATCNEVSRATCNEVSRAEGLPKWTGGISGAPGAAAGRVYFSADALLEAKALARQRGEDTRCILVLPAAFAGDVKGIEAAAGVLTAQGGYAAHASVVARQYGKVSLVAPEISITDKTAILGSLSFSEGDPITLDVPYDAESSVYQGIAEISEPNITGSALLDFIALAKGLTKNFQIRANAETPEDAEKALSLGAEGIGLCRTEHMFFKPERINTFRELILSESGGARDKALEKLRAMQGDDFYRIFKIMAGKHVTIRLLDAPLHEFMPRSDADITSYIDHISASGETVVTRDEILARIETLRECNPMLGHRGCRIAVSYPEIYAMQVRAIFEAVHKIQDEKLDVRPEIMVPLVMNAAELKLIAYGKRVEGAGYAGIADIEEFRNCPIGAMIELPAAALGAGDIARYAQFFSFGTNDLTQTTLGLSRDDAAAFLPAYSHYDLLEGNPFRVLDERVQELIALAVDRGRLTRPDLVCGLCGEQGADPAAIRFCMDTGINYVSCSPYAVPAAILAAAQIQAEKE
- a CDS encoding DHH family phosphoesterase, translated to MPDPRQKILDFITKNTHFVLTTHDPADADGIGAEIAMVHILRKLHKEVQALNASAIPERFSFMDTQNIAGVWESGKHQDLPGKSALIILDTSDEFHTGAMKEIIPQFQAVMVIDHHELNPHSTLDGYIDPTAAATCEMIMEIAGDLNIRLDRETAIAAYAGICFDSGSFAYSKTTARTFRTAQLLVEAGAMPYEIYGELNESASTASLLLQSQVLASLTLYFGGRVAVQILRQGDLASTGAAFEDAESFINIPLKSKEILVSILVKETSEGKIRCSLRSKGLVNVSKIAQQFSGGGHALAAGFRSDLTMEETLARVLEKVKAALETQSKPPAACSEGPRAEKL
- a CDS encoding pallilysin-related adhesin, whose product is MQEAERTQAYQMGLAKGQSFTLAAYGRDFDSTNILDQVEVIHTYNTLNGRYEQSRVTRIPGSQIEQRRVRELLNGGREEFEKFITGLWYYVSPQGTLDNRQYIYFDPPNKEIIFYGEEIQQVFTWQNSSATRHGLYISSQNISVTTLRRFIDIELESMDSIRMKVFEDVRLKIYVSAPWDGSYRKAGTTGAPDSISSKPAVLPYIDASYDGSIGRLILSADGNYELHSTGALQSWGKYAFFMLDNQELLELRPRNNADHPHETYRIERNESTNPDILTLVRIRLGTRGVQELHEAAITLARIPR